A single region of the Terriglobales bacterium genome encodes:
- a CDS encoding response regulator transcription factor, whose translation MPKIRCLLVDDHTLFRHGVRRLLESESDFEVVGESPNAGDAVEKARELRPDIVLMDIGMTGLSSFEATRHIKKNRPETKVLFLTMYEDEDYLVQCLEVGASGYALKDTPAPQLVSAVRDVYKGGKYLSSQVLGKLVEDFRSRVRDQKMRPRMSTLTAREREILKLLAEGNSVKEIAVLLGLSVKTVEAHKFNLMRKLDIHNKAQLVTYAIQKKIIKIPVNQ comes from the coding sequence ATGCCAAAGATCAGATGCTTGCTTGTTGATGACCATACGCTGTTTCGCCACGGCGTGCGCCGCCTGCTGGAGAGCGAATCGGATTTTGAAGTTGTGGGCGAGTCGCCCAACGCCGGTGATGCTGTGGAGAAGGCCCGCGAACTGCGGCCCGACATCGTGCTGATGGATATCGGCATGACCGGGCTCTCTTCCTTTGAAGCCACGCGGCACATCAAGAAGAACCGGCCCGAAACCAAAGTTCTGTTCCTTACCATGTACGAAGATGAAGACTACCTGGTGCAATGCCTCGAAGTAGGGGCCTCGGGCTACGCCCTCAAAGACACACCTGCGCCGCAACTGGTGAGCGCCGTGCGTGACGTATACAAAGGCGGCAAGTATTTAAGTTCGCAGGTGCTGGGCAAGCTGGTGGAAGATTTTCGCTCCCGCGTGCGCGACCAGAAGATGCGTCCGCGCATGTCCACGTTGACCGCCCGCGAACGCGAAATTCTGAAGCTGCTGGCCGAAGGCAATTCGGTCAAGGAAATTGCCGTGCTGCTGGGGTTGAGCGTGAAGACCGTAGAAGCCCACAAGTTTAACCTCATGCGCAAGCTCGATATTCACAATAAAGCCCAGCTTGTGACCTACGCGATCCAGAAAAAAATTATCAAGATCCCCGTTAATCAGTAG
- a CDS encoding haloacid dehalogenase type II, producing MNLNSFECLTFDCYGTMIDWESGILAALQPVLEAHDISLSDGELLELYGEFEVAEERRSYRRYREVLQGVVVALGDRLNFRPSLEQINSLPESLPNWPPFADTVAALARLKQKYKLAVISNTDDDLFAQTAAKLQVPFDWVITAQQVKSYKPSHKNFETAVQRIGLPKEKILHVAQSLYHDIIPTQELGWANVWVNRRVGKRGPGATKTASAMPDLQVPDLKTLAELAFKA from the coding sequence ATGAACCTGAATTCTTTTGAGTGCCTGACCTTTGACTGCTACGGAACCATGATTGATTGGGAGAGCGGCATTCTGGCCGCTCTTCAGCCAGTCCTGGAGGCGCATGATATCTCTCTCAGCGATGGAGAGCTGCTCGAGCTCTACGGCGAATTTGAAGTAGCCGAGGAAAGGCGCAGCTACAGGCGGTATCGCGAAGTTTTGCAGGGAGTGGTTGTAGCTTTAGGAGACCGGCTGAACTTTCGTCCATCGCTGGAGCAGATCAACAGCCTTCCGGAGTCGCTGCCCAATTGGCCGCCCTTCGCGGACACAGTCGCCGCGCTCGCCCGGTTGAAGCAGAAATACAAGCTAGCGGTTATCTCGAATACTGACGATGATCTTTTTGCTCAAACGGCCGCGAAGTTACAAGTCCCTTTTGACTGGGTCATTACCGCGCAACAAGTGAAGAGCTATAAACCTTCCCACAAAAATTTTGAAACTGCGGTGCAGAGAATCGGTCTGCCTAAAGAAAAGATACTGCATGTGGCCCAGAGCTTGTACCACGATATTATTCCCACCCAGGAGTTGGGATGGGCCAACGTCTGGGTCAACCGCCGTGTGGGCAAGCGAGGCCCGGGCGCAACCAAGACTGCCAGTGCCATGCCTGATTTGCAGGTTCCCGATTTGAAAACGCTGGCCGAGCTTGCGTTCAAAGCCTAG
- a CDS encoding OB-fold nucleic acid binding domain-containing protein, producing MKDFYIRDCAAHENQNITSSFIVTAKQVKAKKNGEPYLALSLADRSGSLEAKAWDNVADMINAFDQDNVVKVKGLLNKYNNRWQLTIHKLRRMEESEIDFTDYLPKTTKDVEELWRTLGAFVASMSNPLLKALLEAFMGDAEIATAYKNAPAAKTLHHAFIGGLLDHVVSLFTVCDLAVRNYPNVDRDLLLTGAFLHDIGKIHEISYGRSFAYTTRGQLLGHMIIELEMLHAKIAIVGQQMSSPFPEELKTLLEHLIISHHGQYEFGSPKLPMFPEALMLHYLDDLDSKMESMRAHFEREPESEWTGYNGSLQRPLLNSQKILQKTAPKPVAAAATEKV from the coding sequence ATGAAAGATTTTTACATTCGCGATTGCGCTGCCCACGAGAACCAGAACATTACGTCTTCGTTCATCGTCACTGCCAAACAGGTCAAGGCCAAGAAAAACGGAGAGCCTTACCTTGCGCTCTCGCTGGCTGACCGCAGCGGATCGCTTGAAGCCAAGGCCTGGGACAACGTCGCCGACATGATCAATGCCTTCGATCAGGACAATGTCGTTAAAGTCAAAGGCCTACTCAACAAATACAACAACCGCTGGCAGCTCACCATTCACAAGCTGCGTCGCATGGAAGAGTCGGAGATTGACTTCACCGATTACCTCCCTAAAACCACCAAGGATGTCGAAGAGTTATGGCGCACGCTGGGCGCATTTGTCGCCAGCATGAGCAATCCGCTCTTGAAGGCGCTGCTCGAAGCTTTCATGGGTGATGCGGAAATTGCAACCGCTTACAAAAACGCACCCGCGGCAAAAACGCTGCATCATGCTTTTATCGGCGGGCTGCTCGACCACGTGGTCTCACTGTTTACGGTATGCGACTTGGCGGTTCGCAACTATCCAAACGTTGACCGCGACCTGCTGTTGACGGGGGCGTTTCTGCACGACATCGGCAAGATTCACGAGATTTCCTACGGCCGCTCTTTCGCCTACACCACGCGCGGGCAGTTGCTGGGGCACATGATTATCGAGCTTGAGATGCTGCACGCAAAAATCGCCATCGTGGGCCAGCAGATGTCATCGCCATTTCCCGAAGAACTCAAGACTTTGCTCGAGCACCTGATCATCAGCCATCATGGGCAATACGAGTTCGGTTCACCCAAGCTGCCCATGTTTCCCGAGGCGCTCATGCTGCATTACCTGGATGATCTGGATTCCAAAATGGAATCCATGCGCGCGCACTTTGAGCGCGAACCGGAGAGCGAATGGACGGGATACAACGGCTCCCTGCAGCGGCCGCTGCTCAACTCACAGAAAATCCTGCAAAAGACAGCACCCAAGCCGGTCGCCGCAGCCGCTACCGAAAAAGTTTAG
- a CDS encoding peptidylprolyl isomerase: MKLRFLAFASIVTLLAAVPLIADTVIQEVVARVNDEIITRSEFQRSHTQVQNEFKDKYGAQAEQMLAAKEKDVLRDLIDQALLVQKGKDLGITADTDVIKRLDEMRKQMHLETIEDLQKAAEQQGVDWEDFKQNMRNQIVTQQVIGHEVGSRVQITETEIKQFYTDHQKDFDQPEQVRLSEILVAPTPHVSADDTKKQEEIPPTPDQLTAAEQKANDLLAQIKGGAKFDEVAQKSSNGPTAAQGGDLGYFKRGMLAPELENKTFAMNAGDMTDVIRTKQGFIILKVTEHTQAGVVPLKDAAPDIQETLYLQKIQPALRAYLTKLREEAYIDIKQGYVDSGASPNQTKPIYTAPVAETAKAPKKKKKMGIF, from the coding sequence ATGAAACTACGTTTTCTCGCATTTGCTTCTATTGTCACCTTACTGGCCGCCGTGCCGCTGATTGCCGATACGGTGATTCAGGAGGTTGTTGCCCGCGTTAACGACGAAATCATCACCCGCTCTGAATTCCAGCGCAGCCATACCCAGGTCCAGAATGAATTCAAAGACAAGTATGGGGCGCAGGCCGAGCAGATGCTGGCCGCGAAGGAGAAAGACGTCTTGCGCGACCTGATTGATCAGGCCCTTCTGGTGCAAAAAGGGAAAGACCTGGGGATTACCGCCGATACCGATGTGATCAAGCGCCTGGATGAAATGCGCAAGCAGATGCACCTGGAAACGATTGAAGACCTGCAGAAGGCCGCTGAGCAGCAAGGCGTGGATTGGGAAGATTTCAAGCAGAACATGCGCAACCAGATCGTTACCCAACAGGTGATTGGCCACGAGGTCGGTTCCAGGGTCCAGATCACCGAGACCGAAATCAAGCAGTTCTACACCGACCATCAGAAAGACTTTGATCAACCCGAGCAGGTCCGCCTGAGCGAGATCCTGGTTGCCCCCACACCCCATGTGAGCGCCGACGATACAAAGAAGCAGGAGGAAATTCCTCCTACCCCCGACCAGTTGACCGCTGCCGAACAAAAAGCCAACGACCTGCTGGCCCAAATCAAGGGTGGAGCAAAGTTTGATGAGGTGGCACAGAAATCTTCTAACGGTCCCACTGCCGCCCAGGGCGGTGACCTGGGCTACTTCAAGCGCGGCATGCTGGCGCCGGAGCTCGAGAACAAGACCTTCGCCATGAATGCCGGAGATATGACTGACGTCATCCGTACCAAGCAGGGCTTCATCATCCTGAAAGTCACCGAGCATACCCAGGCTGGCGTGGTGCCTCTCAAGGATGCGGCGCCGGATATTCAGGAGACACTTTACCTGCAAAAAATCCAGCCCGCTTTGCGCGCCTATCTGACCAAGCTGCGTGAAGAGGCTTACATTGATATCAAGCAAGGCTATGTGGATTCGGGCGCCAGCCCTAACCAAACCAAGCCCATCTATACCGCCCCTGTTGCCGAGACGGCAAAGGCGCCGAAGAAGAAGAAAAAAATGGGGATCTTCTAA
- a CDS encoding alkaline phosphatase family protein gives MKRTPQGLFLLLVLTWLGTMLAQAQSIQFPNPIKHVVVIFQENRTPDNLFQGLCSPPFGTASSCNTTPSATQYNIETSNWLDKHSTTGVTQPGPVALGNTYDLSHAHTAFIKMYDGGKMDGAGDIPCSGTCPAKPQFKFVDNSTGILNPYLELATQYGWANYMFQTNQGPSFPAHQFLFGGTSAPKASDDPAGIYASENMSGTKGPAGCIALAGTTVELITPSGENQKIYPCFEHQTMADLLDTAGVSWKYYAPGAGSIWTAPDAINHICQPNMPTGGTCTGPDWIKNVDLTPAHVLSDITGCKLPQVSWVIPIGQNSDHPGSPNTVGGPSWVASIVNAIGTDTTCEQGKGYWSDTAIVISWDDWGGWYDHQKPQILAGNPGDYQYGFRVPLIVVSTYTPKGYINNVNPHDFGSILKFIQGVFNIREGALGFADSRANGDLSGFFNFSQTPRPFNKIAAPLGPSFFLNDKRPPEPPDND, from the coding sequence ATGAAACGCACCCCCCAGGGTTTATTTCTCTTACTCGTACTCACCTGGCTTGGAACCATGCTTGCGCAGGCCCAGAGTATTCAGTTCCCCAATCCGATTAAGCACGTGGTCGTGATATTCCAGGAGAATCGCACGCCCGACAATCTTTTTCAGGGTTTGTGCAGCCCACCTTTTGGTACAGCCAGCTCATGCAACACAACCCCAAGCGCAACCCAATACAACATCGAGACGAGCAACTGGCTCGACAAGCATTCAACTACCGGTGTGACGCAGCCGGGGCCGGTTGCGCTGGGAAATACTTATGATCTCAGCCACGCCCACACTGCCTTCATTAAAATGTACGACGGTGGCAAGATGGATGGCGCCGGCGATATTCCCTGCTCCGGCACCTGCCCCGCCAAGCCGCAGTTTAAGTTTGTTGATAACTCGACCGGCATTTTGAATCCTTACCTGGAGTTGGCCACCCAATACGGTTGGGCGAACTATATGTTCCAAACCAACCAGGGACCCAGCTTCCCCGCCCATCAATTTCTCTTCGGCGGGACCTCTGCTCCGAAGGCCTCCGATGACCCCGCCGGTATCTATGCTTCAGAGAACATGAGCGGAACAAAAGGGCCGGCAGGATGCATAGCACTCGCCGGCACAACCGTCGAACTGATCACGCCCAGCGGCGAGAACCAGAAAATCTATCCATGTTTCGAGCACCAGACCATGGCAGACCTGCTGGATACAGCCGGAGTCTCCTGGAAATACTACGCCCCCGGAGCAGGCTCCATTTGGACGGCCCCCGATGCAATCAATCACATCTGCCAACCCAATATGCCTACGGGAGGAACTTGTACGGGTCCAGATTGGATCAAGAACGTAGACCTCACACCAGCCCATGTTCTAAGCGACATCACCGGCTGCAAGCTTCCCCAGGTGAGCTGGGTCATCCCCATCGGACAGAATTCCGATCATCCCGGAAGCCCCAACACGGTCGGAGGCCCTTCGTGGGTGGCTTCTATCGTCAATGCCATTGGGACTGATACCACATGCGAACAGGGAAAAGGTTATTGGTCCGATACAGCCATTGTGATTTCCTGGGACGACTGGGGCGGATGGTATGACCATCAAAAACCTCAGATCCTGGCGGGCAATCCGGGCGATTACCAGTACGGTTTCCGCGTGCCGTTGATCGTGGTCTCAACCTATACACCGAAAGGGTACATCAATAACGTTAACCCGCACGACTTCGGCAGCATTCTGAAATTTATCCAGGGGGTCTTCAACATCCGCGAAGGCGCGCTGGGTTTTGCCGACTCACGCGCCAACGGCGATCTTTCGGGCTTTTTTAACTTCAGCCAGACGCCGCGGCCTTTTAATAAGATCGCGGCGCCCTTGGGGCCCAGTTTCTTCCTGAATGATAAGAGACCGCCTGAGCCGCCTGATAACGATTAG
- a CDS encoding AsmA family protein, giving the protein MKKHKGLVITGAVLLGIVIPILIFPYLFNVNQFRPTIEEHLQSSLGRRVVIGDLELSLIAGGISAKDISIADDPNYSLQPFLKAKSLDVGVELLPLIFSHSLHANSVTLREPELHLVRGSGGKWNFSSLGASPPKAESRNQRGHARKDAPPFESPTPEAAAGSLSIATLRISDGRVVVSSVANPSRQHVYDSVELKASNIGYDNTIPFSFSANTPGGGKLQMDGTAGPLSRIDMAETPLELNLLVTHMDLASTGFVGSSSGLAGTLDYQGTVHSDGKTVKTEGKARGEKLRLVRSGGPARQPVTFDYTSQYDLKRQFGTLTRGDIHTGNTAMKLAGNYQTQGDSTIVHMKLNGSNMPLPQVQGMLPAFGVNLPAGSSLQGGTISANLSMDGPLDHLVTTGPLNIANARLAGFSMASGIASTLNGASGGRDTIIQTFSSNLRVAPDGIQADNVQLILPQFGTITGNGVISPNNALDFHMLAKTNDGSGFMGGLFRTKGQIPFLVQGTTSQPVFLPDMGKSLGNMITNPAKGVGGLFQGLFGGKKKQQ; this is encoded by the coding sequence ATGAAAAAGCACAAGGGCCTGGTGATTACCGGGGCAGTTCTTCTCGGTATCGTAATTCCGATCTTAATCTTTCCTTATTTATTCAACGTCAACCAGTTTCGCCCCACCATCGAAGAACACTTGCAGTCAAGTTTAGGACGCCGGGTGGTCATCGGCGACTTGGAGCTTTCCCTGATCGCCGGCGGCATCAGCGCCAAAGACATCAGCATTGCTGATGACCCCAACTACAGCCTGCAGCCGTTTCTTAAAGCCAAATCGCTGGATGTAGGAGTTGAACTCTTGCCGCTGATCTTCTCGCACTCCCTGCACGCCAACTCGGTTACCTTGCGTGAACCCGAACTGCATCTGGTGCGCGGCAGCGGAGGCAAATGGAATTTCTCCAGCCTGGGCGCAAGCCCGCCAAAGGCAGAGTCGCGTAACCAGCGGGGGCACGCTCGCAAAGACGCACCACCGTTTGAATCCCCTACTCCAGAGGCCGCGGCAGGAAGTCTTTCCATTGCTACACTGCGCATCTCTGACGGGCGGGTTGTTGTCTCCAGTGTCGCTAATCCGTCGCGGCAGCACGTTTACGACAGCGTGGAATTAAAGGCTTCCAACATCGGCTACGACAACACCATTCCATTCAGCTTTAGCGCCAACACGCCGGGCGGCGGCAAGCTGCAGATGGATGGCACCGCCGGTCCACTAAGCCGCATTGACATGGCCGAGACCCCGCTCGAGCTCAATCTACTGGTAACCCACATGGATCTGGCCTCAACCGGTTTCGTGGGCAGCTCTTCGGGATTGGCCGGAACTCTGGATTATCAGGGTACGGTGCACTCCGATGGGAAGACGGTCAAGACCGAAGGCAAGGCCAGGGGAGAGAAACTGCGTTTGGTGCGCAGTGGCGGCCCGGCGCGCCAGCCGGTCACATTCGATTACACCAGCCAGTACGACCTGAAGCGGCAATTCGGTACGCTGACCCGCGGCGATATCCATACGGGCAATACCGCAATGAAACTCGCCGGCAACTACCAGACCCAGGGCGACAGCACGATTGTGCACATGAAGCTGAACGGCAGTAACATGCCTCTGCCGCAGGTCCAGGGCATGCTGCCCGCTTTCGGCGTCAACCTGCCGGCAGGATCGTCGTTGCAGGGAGGCACGATCAGCGCAAATCTATCCATGGATGGGCCGCTGGACCATCTGGTGACCACCGGGCCGCTCAATATCGCCAATGCACGCCTGGCGGGATTCAGCATGGCGTCAGGCATCGCGAGCACACTGAACGGAGCCAGCGGTGGCCGTGACACAATCATTCAAACCTTCAGCTCCAATCTGCGCGTAGCCCCAGACGGAATTCAGGCTGATAACGTGCAGCTCATTCTGCCGCAGTTTGGGACCATCACCGGCAATGGCGTCATTAGTCCTAACAATGCCCTGGACTTCCACATGCTGGCCAAAACCAATGACGGGTCCGGCTTCATGGGCGGCCTGTTCCGCACGAAAGGACAAATCCCCTTCCTGGTCCAGGGGACAACCTCGCAGCCGGTTTTCCTTCCCGATATGGGAAAGAGCCTGGGGAATATGATTACCAATCCCGCCAAAGGCGTAGGAGGATTGTTCCAGGGGCTCTTCGGCGGCAAGAAAAAGCAGCAGTAG
- a CDS encoding PP2C family protein-serine/threonine phosphatase: MQRSLRRPEATQAPTLQTASVAALYRGARVGGDFFDFQAVHGRVVFFLLDIAGKREEALDIAASLQQIFRTEGIKLFEGSPLNEADALSDLTILLNRNLIQLANGVRYAPAFLGCYEEDLGTLFYINAGHTPGLLKDREGITPLGASGLPLGLFSHSTHDAQMSVLEPSAALLVVSKGLVESRNGQKEFGVERLRQSLAAAQFNNANELCNGVLNTVQEFTKNTPGQNDITALSIMRSAESALAATNGSSN, from the coding sequence ATGCAGAGGTCTCTTCGCAGGCCAGAGGCCACCCAGGCACCGACCCTGCAAACTGCCAGTGTGGCCGCGCTTTATCGGGGCGCGCGGGTCGGGGGAGACTTTTTCGATTTCCAGGCCGTCCACGGACGCGTGGTCTTCTTCCTGCTCGATATTGCCGGTAAACGCGAGGAGGCCCTGGATATCGCCGCCAGTTTGCAGCAGATCTTTCGCACGGAAGGCATCAAGCTCTTTGAAGGTTCGCCCCTGAATGAGGCTGACGCCCTCAGCGATCTCACTATCCTGTTGAACCGTAATCTCATACAGCTCGCCAATGGCGTACGCTATGCGCCGGCATTTCTTGGCTGCTATGAAGAGGACCTGGGTACTCTCTTTTACATCAATGCAGGACACACCCCTGGGCTTCTGAAAGACCGCGAGGGCATCACGCCGCTCGGGGCCAGCGGATTGCCGCTAGGCCTGTTTTCGCACTCCACCCATGATGCGCAAATGTCAGTGCTGGAGCCTTCTGCCGCCCTGCTGGTGGTAAGCAAAGGGCTGGTGGAGAGCCGTAACGGCCAAAAAGAGTTCGGAGTAGAGCGCCTCCGCCAGAGTCTTGCAGCCGCGCAATTTAATAACGCCAACGAATTGTGCAACGGCGTTCTCAACACCGTGCAGGAGTTCACCAAAAACACTCCTGGGCAAAATGACATTACGGCCCTCTCCATCATGCGCTCGGCTGAGTCAGCGCTGGCGGCAACCAACGGTAGCAGCAATTGA
- a CDS encoding tetratricopeptide repeat protein, which produces MLKFVCVLNKKVIVTAFCCVAWMSAQADTIHLKNGRSIFADSTHEKNGKVEYQVGDDTYAIPKTWVARIDSGGAPIHSSHSTKEDITIAAPVEDISRSGEVQTKLFRDGHIDPVALNEIESNGNVELVAAAFYVAGRFEYNNGNRDLALGYLLRGLHYAPDNPAMLHLYVATLLSLNRGQEAIQYAERATRLEPNSADAWNLLGAAYFKTDHTEEAIRAWQRSLKLRPDPNVQAMLDKAQREKNAESDFSEADSGHFALHYEGKQTTDVLRREILDTLESHYKDLVGELGVAPRQTISVSLYTTQSFFDVTQSPGWSGAVYDGKLRIPVDGLTGVTSELSRVLKHELTHAFINQITHGRCPQWLNEGIAQALEPKSASSVGGQLTHVYAEHRQIPLSELEGSWMDFSSGQAYMAYYEGLAAVEYIRDTYGMSDIQRILQRLGDGSSTEAAMRSTIHGGYSDVEEGLTDYLKKHYGN; this is translated from the coding sequence TTGCTAAAATTTGTATGCGTGCTCAATAAGAAAGTCATTGTAACCGCCTTTTGCTGCGTCGCGTGGATGAGCGCGCAGGCCGATACCATCCACCTTAAGAATGGACGTTCCATTTTTGCCGATAGCACCCACGAAAAAAACGGCAAGGTGGAATACCAGGTCGGCGACGATACCTATGCTATCCCCAAAACCTGGGTAGCCCGCATTGATTCTGGCGGCGCCCCCATACACTCAAGCCACTCGACGAAAGAGGACATTACGATCGCGGCCCCGGTTGAAGATATCAGCCGCTCCGGTGAAGTCCAAACCAAGCTTTTTCGCGACGGCCATATTGATCCGGTGGCCCTCAACGAGATCGAATCCAATGGAAATGTCGAGCTGGTCGCTGCCGCTTTCTATGTGGCTGGCCGCTTTGAATACAATAACGGCAATCGCGACTTGGCGCTCGGTTATCTGCTGCGCGGCTTGCATTACGCTCCTGATAACCCGGCCATGCTGCATCTTTATGTGGCTACACTGCTTTCCCTGAACCGCGGGCAGGAGGCCATTCAGTATGCCGAGCGCGCCACACGGCTTGAGCCCAACTCTGCCGATGCCTGGAACCTGCTGGGAGCGGCTTATTTCAAGACCGACCACACTGAAGAAGCCATTCGCGCCTGGCAGCGCTCATTGAAGCTGCGGCCCGATCCCAACGTGCAGGCCATGTTGGATAAGGCGCAGCGCGAGAAAAATGCAGAAAGTGATTTTTCTGAAGCCGATAGCGGCCACTTCGCGCTGCACTACGAGGGCAAACAAACTACCGACGTGTTGCGCAGAGAGATTCTGGATACGCTCGAATCCCATTACAAAGACCTGGTAGGAGAGCTGGGAGTTGCGCCCCGCCAGACCATCTCGGTTTCGCTCTATACCACCCAGTCGTTTTTTGACGTGACCCAGTCGCCCGGCTGGTCGGGGGCGGTGTACGACGGCAAACTGCGTATCCCCGTGGATGGACTTACCGGCGTCACCTCAGAGCTTTCCCGCGTGCTGAAACACGAACTGACGCACGCCTTCATCAACCAGATTACCCACGGACGCTGCCCGCAATGGCTCAACGAAGGCATTGCCCAGGCGCTCGAGCCGAAGAGCGCTTCTTCCGTGGGCGGGCAGCTCACGCATGTCTATGCGGAACACCGCCAGATTCCGCTCAGCGAGCTGGAAGGCTCATGGATGGACTTCTCCAGCGGCCAGGCGTACATGGCCTATTACGAGGGGTTGGCCGCAGTGGAGTACATCCGCGATACCTACGGGATGAGCGATATCCAGCGCATCTTGCAGCGCCTGGGCGACGGCTCTTCCACCGAAGCTGCCATGCGCAGCACCATTCATGGCGGCTATTCCGATGTGGAAGAAGGCCTCACTGACTACCTGAAGAAGCACTATGGAAATTAG